The following are encoded in a window of Mycobacterium sp. ELW1 genomic DNA:
- a CDS encoding patatin-like phospholipase family protein, with product MKLTAVNLPHPIGYVLGGGGSLGAVQVGMLQALSERDLGPDLVAGTSVGSINGAVLASDPVGAANRLSHAWARMTREEVFPGGLIAQALLLQRVKTHLFPNTGLAAVIADFLGPTTDFADLVLPFAAVAVDVATAQPHVLRQGPLLPALLASSAIPGIYPPVDHDGLRLYDGGVVANVPMRQAVAMGARSLVVLDCFFPGQLPRSTDTIADILLYTALVTMHSQSVSEATLVAENIPVVYLPGPAPRLVSPLDFTHTAELIEDAYLAARQFLDELHVDGPGLYRQRPPEKGALA from the coding sequence GTGAAGCTCACCGCGGTCAACCTGCCCCATCCGATCGGCTACGTCCTCGGCGGGGGCGGCAGCCTGGGTGCGGTCCAGGTCGGCATGCTGCAGGCACTGAGCGAGCGAGACCTGGGTCCCGACCTGGTAGCCGGCACCTCCGTCGGATCGATCAACGGGGCGGTGCTGGCGTCCGACCCGGTCGGGGCCGCCAACCGGTTGTCCCACGCGTGGGCGCGGATGACCCGGGAGGAAGTGTTTCCCGGCGGCCTGATCGCCCAGGCGTTGCTGTTGCAACGGGTCAAGACCCACCTGTTCCCCAACACCGGGCTGGCAGCCGTCATCGCCGACTTTCTCGGCCCTACCACGGATTTCGCCGATCTCGTCCTGCCGTTCGCGGCCGTCGCCGTCGATGTCGCGACCGCGCAGCCCCATGTGCTTCGGCAGGGCCCGCTGCTGCCCGCGCTGCTGGCCAGCTCCGCCATACCCGGCATCTATCCGCCCGTCGACCACGACGGGCTGCGGCTGTACGACGGCGGCGTGGTGGCCAACGTCCCGATGCGCCAGGCCGTCGCGATGGGCGCGCGCTCGCTCGTGGTGCTGGACTGCTTCTTCCCCGGTCAGCTCCCGCGCTCCACCGACACCATCGCCGACATCCTGCTGTACACCGCACTGGTGACCATGCATTCGCAGTCGGTATCCGAGGCGACGCTGGTGGCCGAGAACATCCCGGTGGTGTACCTGCCCGGACCCGCGCCGCGGCTGGTCTCGCCGCTGGACTTCACCCACACGGCCGAGCTGATCGAGGACGCGTACCTCGCGGCGCGACAGTTCCTCGACGAACTCCACGTCGACGGACCCGGGCTGTACCGTCAGCGCCCGCCGGAGAAAGGTGCTCTAGCGTGA
- a CDS encoding pyridoxal phosphate-dependent aminotransferase, with amino-acid sequence MNDRVALRAGIPPFYVMDVWLAAAERQRTHGDLVNLSAGQPSVGAPKPVRAAAAAALEADQLGYTVALGIPELRQAIAGSYADRYGLDVIADDVVVTTGSSGGFLLAFLACFDAGDRVAIASPGYPCYRNILSALGCEVVEIPCGPQTRFQPTVQMLAELDPPVQGVIVASPANPTGTVIAPEELAAIATWCDQTGARLISDEVYHGLIYPGAPETSCAWQTSRNAVVANSFSKYFAMTGWRLGWLLVPQALRRAVDCLTGNFTICPPVLPQYAAVAAFTPEAITEAEGHLHHYGANREKLLTGLRDIGLNRLAPTDGAFYVYADVSDYTSDSLRFCEKLLADTGLAIAPGVDFDTVRGGSYVRLSFAGPSSDIDEALRRLGPWLSSQ; translated from the coding sequence GTGAACGATCGCGTGGCGTTGCGGGCCGGTATTCCGCCGTTCTACGTCATGGACGTGTGGCTGGCCGCCGCGGAGCGGCAGCGCACCCACGGTGATCTGGTGAACCTGTCGGCGGGCCAACCCAGCGTCGGCGCTCCCAAGCCGGTGCGAGCTGCCGCGGCAGCCGCTCTGGAGGCCGATCAGCTGGGCTACACCGTTGCCCTGGGCATCCCGGAGCTACGGCAGGCGATCGCCGGGTCCTATGCCGACCGCTACGGCCTGGACGTCATCGCCGACGACGTGGTGGTGACCACCGGATCCTCCGGCGGCTTCCTACTGGCATTCCTGGCGTGTTTCGACGCCGGCGACCGGGTCGCCATCGCCAGCCCGGGATATCCCTGCTACCGCAACATTCTGTCCGCGCTGGGCTGTGAGGTGGTGGAGATCCCGTGTGGGCCCCAGACGCGCTTCCAGCCGACGGTGCAGATGTTGGCCGAGCTGGATCCGCCGGTGCAGGGTGTGATCGTGGCCAGCCCGGCCAACCCCACCGGGACAGTGATCGCGCCCGAGGAGCTCGCGGCGATCGCCACCTGGTGCGACCAGACCGGGGCCCGGCTGATCAGCGATGAGGTGTACCACGGGCTGATCTACCCCGGCGCTCCGGAGACGTCATGTGCGTGGCAGACCTCGCGCAATGCAGTTGTGGCGAACAGCTTTTCGAAGTACTTCGCGATGACGGGCTGGCGGCTGGGCTGGCTGCTGGTGCCGCAGGCGCTGCGTCGCGCGGTGGATTGCCTCACCGGGAACTTCACGATCTGCCCGCCGGTGCTCCCGCAGTATGCGGCGGTGGCCGCGTTCACGCCGGAGGCCATCACCGAAGCGGAAGGCCATCTGCACCACTACGGCGCCAACCGGGAGAAGCTGCTGACGGGCCTGCGCGACATCGGCCTGAACCGGCTGGCGCCCACCGACGGGGCGTTCTACGTGTACGCCGACGTCTCGGACTACACCTCGGACTCGTTGCGGTTCTGCGAAAAGCTCTTGGCTGATACCGGATTGGCGATCGCGCCGGGCGTCGATTTCGACACTGTCCGTGGCGGGTCCTACGTACGGTTGTCGTTCGCCGGGCCGTCAAGTGACATCGACGAGGCACTGCGCCGGTTGGGACCGTGGCTGAGCAGCCAGTAG
- a CDS encoding 3-hydroxybutyrate dehydrogenase: MTALDGRSALVTGAASGIGAACARELAARGAKVTVADIDGAGAAALAGEIGGKAWEVDLLDVTALEELHLDFDILVNNAGMQVIDAIVDYPPEKFRTLLALMVEAPFLLVRAVLPVMYERGFGRIINISSIHGLRASEFKVAYVTAKHALEGLSKVTALEGGPHGVTSNCVNPGYVRTPLVTKQIADQARTHGIDEQEVLETILLSESAIKRLVEPDEVADLVGWLASPAAAMVTGASYTMDGGWSAR; this comes from the coding sequence ATGACGGCGCTCGACGGGCGTTCTGCTCTGGTCACCGGGGCAGCCAGTGGCATCGGTGCGGCCTGCGCCCGCGAGCTGGCCGCCCGCGGGGCGAAAGTCACCGTCGCCGACATCGACGGTGCCGGGGCCGCTGCGCTGGCCGGTGAGATCGGCGGAAAAGCCTGGGAGGTAGACCTTCTCGACGTCACCGCGTTGGAAGAGCTGCACCTGGACTTCGACATCCTGGTCAACAACGCCGGAATGCAGGTCATCGATGCGATCGTGGACTATCCGCCGGAGAAGTTCAGGACGCTGCTCGCGCTGATGGTGGAGGCGCCGTTCCTGCTCGTGCGTGCCGTGTTGCCGGTGATGTACGAGCGCGGGTTCGGCCGGATCATCAACATCTCCTCCATCCACGGGCTGCGCGCCTCGGAGTTCAAGGTCGCCTACGTGACGGCCAAACACGCGCTGGAGGGCTTGTCCAAGGTGACCGCACTGGAGGGCGGCCCGCACGGCGTGACCAGCAACTGCGTCAACCCGGGCTATGTGCGAACGCCGTTGGTCACCAAGCAGATTGCCGACCAGGCCCGCACCCACGGCATCGACGAGCAGGAAGTGCTCGAGACGATCCTGCTCAGCGAGAGTGCGATCAAGCGGCTGGTGGAACCCGACGAGGTTGCAGACCTGGTCGGCTGGCTGGCATCGCCTGCCGCGGCGATGGTGACCGGCGCGTCCTACACGATGGACGGCGGTTGGAGCGCCCGTTGA
- a CDS encoding MFS transporter, whose protein sequence is MSVTTVTSGLRKVVAASMAGTVVEWYEFFLYGTAATLVFNKIFFAKGTSDLDAILAAFITYAVGFAARPLGGIVFGHFGDKYGRKKLLQFSLVLVGASTFLMGCLPTFGQIGYWAPALLVVLRFLQGFAVGGEWGGAVLLVAEHSPSRERGFWASWPQAGVPVGNILATVVLLTLTTTLSETAFLSWGWRVGFWLSAVVVLIGYYIRTKVTDAPIFVAAQQEAEQIKASSYGVVEVLKRYPRGVFTAMGLRVAENIMYYLVVTFSITYLKVQVHADTSDILWWLLAAHAVHFVVIPYAGRLSDRFGRRPVYLLGALGAGAWGFFAFPMMNSGHYLLIMSSIILGLVIHALMYAPQPALMAEMFPTRMRYSGVSLGYQVTAIFAGSLAPIIAVKLLETYKSAVPIAIYLAGAAVITLVALAFTRETKGIDLADIDNADAQRDGRPASATALT, encoded by the coding sequence ATGAGCGTGACCACTGTGACGAGCGGCCTTCGCAAGGTGGTCGCCGCCTCGATGGCGGGCACCGTCGTCGAGTGGTACGAGTTCTTCCTCTACGGCACCGCGGCCACCCTGGTCTTCAACAAGATCTTTTTCGCCAAGGGAACCAGCGACCTCGACGCGATCCTTGCGGCCTTCATCACCTATGCCGTCGGCTTCGCCGCGCGACCGCTCGGTGGAATCGTGTTCGGTCACTTCGGTGACAAGTACGGGCGCAAGAAACTCCTGCAGTTCAGCCTGGTGCTCGTCGGTGCGTCGACATTTCTGATGGGATGCCTGCCGACCTTCGGGCAGATCGGTTACTGGGCACCGGCGCTTCTGGTGGTGCTGCGCTTCCTTCAGGGATTCGCCGTGGGCGGTGAGTGGGGCGGCGCGGTGCTGTTGGTTGCCGAACACAGTCCCAGCCGGGAGCGCGGATTCTGGGCCAGCTGGCCGCAAGCCGGTGTCCCGGTGGGCAATATCCTCGCCACGGTGGTGCTGCTGACGTTGACCACCACGCTGTCCGAAACCGCGTTCCTGTCCTGGGGCTGGCGGGTCGGGTTCTGGCTGTCGGCGGTGGTGGTGCTGATCGGCTACTACATCCGGACCAAGGTCACCGACGCCCCGATCTTCGTGGCGGCCCAGCAGGAGGCCGAGCAGATCAAGGCAAGCTCCTACGGCGTCGTCGAGGTTCTCAAGCGTTATCCGCGTGGGGTTTTCACCGCCATGGGGCTCCGCGTCGCGGAGAACATCATGTACTACCTGGTGGTCACCTTCTCGATCACCTACCTCAAGGTGCAGGTGCACGCCGACACCAGCGACATCCTGTGGTGGCTATTGGCCGCGCACGCCGTGCATTTCGTGGTGATCCCGTACGCCGGCCGGCTGTCGGACCGCTTCGGACGCCGACCGGTGTATCTGCTCGGTGCGCTCGGCGCCGGCGCGTGGGGCTTCTTCGCCTTCCCGATGATGAACAGCGGCCACTACCTGCTGATCATGAGTTCGATCATTCTCGGTCTGGTCATCCACGCGCTGATGTACGCGCCGCAACCGGCGCTGATGGCCGAGATGTTCCCGACCCGGATGCGGTATTCCGGTGTCTCCCTGGGGTATCAGGTCACCGCCATCTTCGCGGGGTCGCTGGCGCCGATCATCGCGGTGAAGCTGTTGGAGACCTACAAGTCGGCGGTGCCGATCGCGATCTATCTGGCCGGCGCCGCGGTGATAACCCTTGTCGCGCTGGCGTTCACCCGAGAGACCAAGGGTATCGACCTGGCCGATATCGACAACGCCGACGCCCAGCGCGATGGCAGGCCGGCGTCCGCGACGGCGCTGACATGA
- a CDS encoding LysR family transcriptional regulator produces MPKYAGSVCNYADMSGSSAPRPSADDLLVLLAVGRSGRFVTAAEELGLNHTTISRRIAALEQTLGGRVLGRGAGGWELTDLGRDALVAAESIESAVRALATGADGHRSLEGVVRLSATDGFSAYIAAPAAAQMQRRHPRVTVEIVTATRRASQQRSGLDIEVVVGEPRVRRAVATRLGDYRLGLYGSHGYLSQHGSPATVAELARHRLVYFIDSMLQVDDLDLASSFVPAMQESVTSTNVFVHVEATRAAAGLGLLPCFMADRHDDLVRVLPDEVAVDLSYWLVAREETLRRPEVGALVEAITVRVREMAGALAGTGAR; encoded by the coding sequence ATGCCGAAATACGCAGGATCCGTCTGCAATTATGCAGATATGTCCGGTTCCTCCGCGCCGAGGCCGAGCGCCGACGATCTGCTGGTGTTGCTGGCTGTCGGGCGCTCCGGTCGGTTCGTGACGGCCGCCGAAGAACTGGGCCTCAACCACACCACGATCTCGCGGCGGATAGCCGCCCTGGAACAGACCCTGGGCGGACGGGTACTGGGGCGCGGCGCCGGTGGGTGGGAGTTGACCGACCTGGGCCGTGACGCCCTGGTTGCCGCCGAGAGCATCGAGTCGGCGGTACGCGCACTGGCCACGGGCGCCGACGGACACCGCTCTCTGGAAGGGGTGGTTCGGCTCTCGGCGACCGACGGGTTCAGTGCCTACATCGCTGCCCCGGCCGCCGCCCAGATGCAACGCCGGCACCCCCGCGTCACCGTCGAGATCGTCACCGCGACACGGCGCGCGTCACAACAGCGATCCGGCCTCGACATCGAGGTGGTGGTCGGCGAGCCGCGGGTACGCCGCGCCGTCGCCACGCGACTCGGCGACTACCGGCTCGGGCTTTATGGATCACACGGCTATCTGTCCCAGCACGGCTCCCCCGCCACCGTCGCCGAACTGGCGCGCCACCGGCTGGTGTACTTCATCGATTCCATGCTGCAGGTCGACGATCTGGATCTGGCGTCGAGTTTCGTTCCGGCGATGCAGGAATCGGTGACGTCGACCAACGTCTTCGTCCACGTCGAGGCGACCCGGGCGGCCGCCGGCCTGGGACTGCTGCCCTGCTTCATGGCCGACCGCCATGACGACCTGGTTCGGGTGTTGCCCGATGAGGTGGCCGTCGACCTGAGCTACTGGCTGGTGGCGCGGGAGGAGACCCTGCGCCGGCCGGAGGTTGGGGCGCTGGTCGAGGCGATCACGGTTCGCGTGCGCGAGATGGCCGGCGCGCTGGCCGGAACCGGCGCGCGCTGA
- a CDS encoding alpha/beta fold hydrolase has translation MPFIDHDRGRAYYRHWAADQPHAAVIFLHGFGEHTGVYHRLGFALNAAGIDLWAVDQFGHGLSPGERGDFGSIEDSSALADSLTELARQQTPGIPLIAQGHSFGSVVTLFRLLKDPKQYAAAVISGSPLVPVPELLGGDAVELDPGWLSGDPFYLDSLENDPLAFVDADGGTLARELDRAWDHFGAELPKLAVPTLAIHGELDPIAPVSALRAYAEQIEPLRLHEFPGAHHDILNETVHREVAAAIVGFIDEQR, from the coding sequence ATGCCCTTCATCGACCACGACCGCGGCCGCGCCTACTACCGGCACTGGGCCGCCGACCAGCCGCACGCGGCGGTCATCTTCCTGCACGGTTTCGGCGAGCACACCGGCGTCTATCACCGCCTGGGCTTCGCCCTCAACGCCGCCGGCATCGACTTGTGGGCCGTCGACCAGTTCGGCCACGGGCTCTCACCGGGCGAACGCGGCGATTTCGGGTCGATCGAGGACAGCTCGGCGCTGGCCGATTCGCTGACCGAACTGGCCCGTCAGCAGACGCCCGGAATCCCGCTGATCGCACAAGGGCATTCATTCGGCTCGGTGGTCACGCTGTTCCGGCTTCTGAAAGATCCGAAACAGTATGCGGCAGCAGTTATTTCAGGTTCTCCCCTGGTGCCGGTCCCCGAACTGCTCGGCGGTGACGCGGTCGAACTCGACCCGGGCTGGCTGTCGGGCGACCCGTTCTACCTGGACTCGCTGGAGAACGACCCGTTGGCATTCGTCGACGCCGACGGCGGCACCCTGGCGCGTGAACTTGACCGGGCCTGGGACCATTTCGGCGCGGAGCTGCCGAAGCTGGCTGTCCCGACGCTGGCCATCCACGGCGAACTCGATCCGATCGCTCCGGTGAGCGCGCTGCGCGCCTACGCCGAGCAGATCGAGCCCTTGAGGCTGCACGAGTTCCCGGGTGCACATCACGACATCCTGAACGAGACGGTGCACCGCGAGGTGGCCGCGGCGATCGTCGGCTTCATCGACGAACAGCGCTAG
- the hsaB gene encoding 3-hydroxy-9,10-secoandrosta-1,3,5(10)-triene-9,17-dione monooxygenase reductase subunit produces the protein MASPEIDPRTFRHVLGQFCTGITIITTVHEDTPVGFACQSFAALSLEPPLVLFCPTKLSRSWAAIEASGKFCVNILHENQKDVSARFGSREPDKFGGIDWSPSKLGSPVIEGTLAHIDCTVHSVHDGGDHFVVFGAVHSLSEVPKKKPRPLLFYRGEYTGIEPDKNSPAQWRDDLDAFLTTTTTDTWL, from the coding sequence ATGGCATCCCCGGAGATCGACCCTCGCACATTCCGGCATGTGCTCGGGCAGTTCTGTACCGGCATCACGATCATCACCACAGTGCACGAGGACACGCCGGTCGGCTTCGCCTGCCAGTCGTTCGCGGCGCTGTCGCTCGAGCCGCCGCTGGTGCTGTTCTGCCCGACCAAACTGTCCCGGTCCTGGGCGGCCATCGAGGCCAGCGGAAAGTTCTGCGTCAACATCCTGCATGAGAACCAGAAGGACGTGTCCGCCCGGTTCGGGTCCAGGGAACCGGACAAGTTCGGCGGGATCGACTGGAGCCCAAGCAAGCTCGGCTCACCGGTGATCGAAGGCACGCTCGCCCACATCGACTGCACCGTGCATTCGGTGCACGACGGCGGCGACCACTTCGTGGTGTTCGGTGCCGTGCACTCGCTGTCCGAAGTGCCGAAGAAGAAGCCGCGCCCGCTGCTGTTCTATCGCGGCGAGTACACCGGTATCGAGCCGGACAAGAACAGCCCGGCCCAGTGGCGCGACGACCTCGACGCGTTCCTCACCACCACGACGACCGACACCTGGCTCTAG
- the hsaC gene encoding iron-dependent extradiol dioxygenase HsaC, with protein MTLKALGYMRIEATDVAAWRDFGTKVLGMVEGDGAIPDALYLRMDEFAARLVIVPGDRDRLLVSGWEVADAPALQSLRETLAKAGVDFVEGTREEKSERRVEGLIRFSDPAGNTLEAFHGAQYLGRRFVSPYGHKFVTAEQGLGHVVLTCDDDVAAQAFYQDVLGFKLRDSMSLPPEIAGRPADGDPIWLRFYGCNPRHHALAFMPMPNPTGIVHLMVEVENSDDVGLCLDRALRRKVKMSATLGRHTNDKMLSFYMKTPGGFDVEFGCEGLEVDDHDWIARESTAVSLWGHDFSVGFK; from the coding sequence ATGACGCTGAAAGCCCTCGGCTATATGCGGATCGAGGCCACCGACGTGGCGGCCTGGCGGGACTTCGGAACCAAAGTGCTCGGCATGGTGGAAGGTGACGGGGCCATCCCCGACGCGCTCTACCTCCGCATGGACGAGTTCGCCGCCCGGCTGGTGATCGTGCCCGGCGACCGGGACCGGCTGCTGGTCTCCGGTTGGGAGGTCGCCGATGCGCCCGCACTGCAGAGTCTGCGCGAGACCCTGGCCAAGGCGGGCGTCGATTTCGTCGAAGGCACCCGCGAGGAGAAGTCCGAGCGACGTGTCGAGGGGCTGATCCGATTCTCCGATCCCGCGGGCAACACCCTCGAGGCGTTCCACGGTGCGCAGTACCTCGGTCGTCGCTTCGTCAGCCCGTACGGCCACAAGTTCGTGACCGCCGAACAGGGTCTCGGCCATGTGGTGCTGACCTGTGACGACGACGTCGCCGCGCAGGCGTTCTATCAGGATGTGCTCGGCTTCAAGCTGCGGGATTCGATGAGCCTGCCGCCGGAGATCGCGGGCCGCCCCGCTGACGGGGACCCGATCTGGTTGCGGTTCTACGGCTGCAACCCGCGCCACCACGCGCTGGCGTTCATGCCGATGCCCAACCCGACCGGCATCGTGCACCTGATGGTCGAGGTGGAGAACTCCGATGACGTCGGCCTGTGCCTGGACCGTGCGTTGCGCCGCAAGGTGAAGATGTCGGCCACACTCGGCAGGCACACCAACGACAAGATGCTCTCCTTCTACATGAAGACCCCCGGTGGCTTCGACGTCGAATTCGGTTGTGAGGGGCTCGAAGTCGACGATCACGACTGGATCGCCCGGGAGAGCACAGCCGTCAGCCTGTGGGGCCACGACTTCTCCGTCGGGTTCAAGTAG
- the hsaA gene encoding 3-hydroxy-9,10-secoandrosta-1,3,5(10)-triene-9,17-dione monooxygenase oxygenase subunit has protein sequence MTSIQQRDANAVLTGIDELLPKLRDRAQETEDLRRIPEATIAELDEVGFFKLLQPEQWGGLQSDPTMFYEAVRRLASACGSTGWVAGILGVHNWHLAHFDQQAQEDVWSADPTVRISSSYAPMGAGVVTEAGDGYIVNGAWHWSSGCDHATWTFVGGPVIKDGRPVDFGSFLVPISDYRIEDDWHVVGLKGTGSNTLVMKDVFVPRHRFTSFKAMGDLSSPGLQTNTAPVYKMPWGTMHPTTISTPIVGMAYGAYDAHVEHQGKRVRAAYAGEKAKDDPFAKVRIAEASSDIDAAWTQLSGNLAAEYKLLLDGQDIPLELRAKARRDQVRATQRAIASVDRLFESAGATALGTDTALQRFWRDAHAGRVHAANDAERAYVMFGNQAFGLPLGDTMV, from the coding sequence GTGACGTCCATTCAACAGCGTGACGCGAACGCAGTTCTCACCGGCATCGATGAACTGTTGCCCAAGCTTCGCGATCGTGCACAGGAGACCGAGGACCTGCGTCGGATTCCCGAGGCCACGATTGCCGAGCTGGACGAGGTCGGATTCTTCAAGCTGCTGCAGCCCGAGCAGTGGGGCGGTCTGCAGAGCGACCCGACGATGTTCTACGAGGCGGTGCGACGGCTGGCCAGCGCCTGCGGGTCCACCGGCTGGGTGGCCGGAATCCTCGGCGTACACAACTGGCATCTGGCGCACTTCGATCAGCAGGCCCAGGAAGACGTCTGGAGTGCCGATCCCACGGTCCGGATCTCGTCGTCGTACGCCCCTATGGGTGCCGGCGTGGTGACAGAGGCCGGCGACGGGTACATCGTCAACGGCGCCTGGCACTGGTCGTCGGGGTGCGATCACGCCACCTGGACGTTCGTCGGTGGTCCCGTGATCAAGGACGGCAGGCCGGTCGACTTCGGCAGCTTCCTGGTCCCGATCAGCGACTACCGCATCGAGGACGACTGGCATGTGGTGGGCCTCAAGGGAACCGGTAGCAACACCCTGGTGATGAAGGACGTCTTCGTTCCGCGCCACCGGTTCACCTCGTTCAAGGCGATGGGCGATCTGTCGTCGCCGGGACTGCAGACCAATACCGCACCGGTGTACAAAATGCCGTGGGGCACCATGCATCCCACGACCATTTCCACCCCGATCGTGGGAATGGCCTATGGCGCCTACGACGCGCACGTCGAGCACCAGGGCAAGCGGGTGCGCGCGGCCTACGCCGGCGAGAAGGCCAAGGACGACCCGTTCGCCAAGGTCCGCATCGCCGAGGCGTCCAGTGATATCGACGCAGCGTGGACCCAGCTGTCGGGCAACCTCGCCGCCGAGTACAAGCTGCTGCTCGACGGTCAGGACATCCCGCTTGAGTTGCGGGCCAAGGCTCGTCGTGACCAGGTGCGCGCCACCCAGCGTGCGATCGCATCGGTCGACCGGCTGTTCGAGAGTGCCGGCGCCACCGCGTTGGGCACTGACACTGCGCTGCAACGGTTCTGGCGTGACGCCCACGCCGGGCGGGTGCACGCCGCCAACGACGCAGAGCGCGCCTACGTGATGTTCGGCAACCAGGCATTCGGGCTGCCGCTCGGCGACACAATGGTGTAA
- a CDS encoding ferredoxin--NADP reductase has product MTQVPPNEPLGSHVLELEVTDVVDETDDSRSLVFGVPAGADIPADRLRYAPGQFLTLRIPSDRTGSVARCYSLCSSPFTDDALTVTVKRTADGYASNWLCDHAHRGMKIHVLAPSGTFVPKTLDTDFLLIAAGSGITPMLAICKSALSEGSGKVTLIYANRDERSVIFAGTLRDLAAKYPDRLTVVHWLESVQGLPSTAALSNVMAPYTDRQAFICGPGPFMQAAEQALDSLQVPAKQVHIEVFRSLDTDPFAAVTITDDGDEPPAEAVVELDGQTHTVSWPRSAKLLDVLLDKGLDVPFSCREGHCGACAVVKRSGGVEMDINDVLEPSDIDEGLILACQARPTSDSVEVTYDE; this is encoded by the coding sequence GTGACGCAGGTTCCACCCAACGAGCCGCTGGGCAGCCACGTGCTCGAGTTGGAAGTGACCGATGTGGTCGACGAAACCGACGACTCGCGATCGCTGGTGTTCGGCGTGCCCGCCGGTGCCGACATCCCGGCAGATCGGCTGCGCTACGCGCCCGGCCAGTTCCTGACCCTGCGCATCCCCAGCGACCGGACGGGTTCGGTGGCGCGCTGCTACTCGCTGTGCAGCTCGCCGTTCACCGACGACGCCCTGACCGTCACCGTCAAGCGCACCGCCGACGGCTACGCGTCGAACTGGCTGTGCGACCACGCGCACCGGGGCATGAAGATCCACGTGCTCGCGCCATCGGGAACCTTCGTGCCCAAAACCCTGGACACCGATTTCCTGCTGATCGCGGCGGGCAGCGGGATCACCCCGATGCTGGCCATCTGCAAGTCGGCACTCTCGGAGGGCAGCGGCAAGGTGACGCTGATCTACGCCAACCGAGACGAGCGTTCCGTCATCTTCGCCGGCACCCTGCGTGACCTGGCCGCCAAGTACCCCGACCGGCTGACGGTCGTGCACTGGCTGGAGTCGGTGCAGGGACTGCCCAGCACCGCGGCGTTGAGCAACGTGATGGCGCCCTACACCGACCGCCAGGCGTTCATCTGCGGGCCGGGGCCGTTCATGCAGGCCGCCGAACAAGCGCTGGACTCGTTGCAGGTGCCGGCCAAGCAGGTGCACATCGAGGTGTTCCGCTCACTGGACACCGATCCCTTCGCCGCGGTGACGATCACTGACGACGGCGACGAACCGCCGGCGGAAGCCGTCGTCGAACTCGACGGGCAGACCCACACCGTGTCGTGGCCGCGCAGCGCCAAACTGCTCGACGTCCTTCTCGACAAGGGACTCGACGTACCGTTCTCCTGCCGTGAGGGGCACTGCGGGGCGTGCGCGGTGGTCAAGCGCAGCGGTGGCGTGGAGATGGACATCAACGACGTCCTGGAGCCCAGCGACATCGACGAGGGTCTCATCCTGGCCTGCCAGGCGCGGCCGACCTCCGATTCCGTCGAAGTCACTTACGACGAATAG